From the genome of bacterium:
GGCTGAGAAGGCGCGGGCGGTCGGAGAGTAGCCCATTACGCCCTCCCTTCCACCAGCTGGAGCAGGGCCACGGCGGCCTCGCCCATGGCCTCCTTGGCCTTGGGGGCGTGGCCGAGCAGCACCAGGTCGCGGGCCTCGCGGGTGAGGTCCAGGGCCTTCACCAGGCGCCCACGGGCCTCGGGGCCGGTTAGGGCTACGAGTTGCCGGGCCGCGGCCAGCAGGTGGTCCTCGGCGTAGCCCGAGGCCGTCCCGAACCCCTCCACCTCCGGCACGCCCAGGGCCTCCGCCAGCGCGGTGACGAACCGGCCCCAGCGCAGCGCATCCGCCCGGAGGCGGTGGGCCTCGGCCTGCAGGTTCAGCAGCTGGGGCGTGAAGGTGGGCAGGCCGTAGCCCAGGCCCAGCACCACGTAGCCGTCCAGCAGCCCGTAGCCGGTGGTGATGCAGGTGATGGGCACCGGGCCCAGCGCCTCGCCCGTGTAGGCCTTCAGGCCCGGGTCCCACTCCCGCTTGAGCACCAGGTCGCCGTACTTGAAGTCCCGGTCCGCCCGGCGGATCGTAAAGGCCTTGCGGCCGGCCTTCGCGATCGCG
Proteins encoded in this window:
- a CDS encoding DUF3850 domain-containing protein; this encodes AIAKAGRKAFTIRRADRDFKYGDLVLKREWDPGLKAYTGEALGPVPITCITTGYGLLDGYVVLGLGYGLPTFTPQLLNLQAEAHRLRADALRWGRFVTALAEALGVPEVEGFGTASGYAEDHLLAAARQLVALTGPEARGRLVKALDLTREARDLVLLGHAPKAKEAMGEAAVALLQLVEGRA